The sequence below is a genomic window from Bradyrhizobium septentrionale.
GCGTTCGGAGGAGATCAGAACGTGGCGCGAAATCGGCGTCACGTGGTCCGGGGGATCGACGCGATGAGCGATCCCCTGGGCGACGTCCAGCGACGGCTGCCCCGGTCGGTGCTCACCTCCCGTAGTTGCCGTCAATTCAAACCGAAAGAAGGAGCTGAACATGTACGCAAGGAACGACTTTGAGACCTTCGGAAGCGTGCGTAGCCCGATCCAGTGTGAGGGCATCGAGCGCGGTCCGAAGCGGATTGCTGAAGTGGCGACCAACGGGTCGGTCAACCCGCAGGGTTGGCAGGACATCCTCGGTACGGCCGTGCAGGCGCTGCCGGGCGTCCTCGGTGCTTTCGGCATCTGATCGCCAAACTCGGGGCCCGGCGCTGTCGGGCCCCACCCCCACCCTCGAGGAGGCCGACATGATACAGAAATCAACCGCCAGGAGCCCAGAGCAACAGCAGCAGAACGGTCGCCGGATCGAGCCCTCGGGGAAGATCGTCGTGTCCTCAGTCGTGAGCCACGCCTCGCTGCTCGCCGCGATCAGCGACCGCAACCCGATCATCGCCAAACGCACCACATCCGACGAGGACAAATCCTGACGTCGTCGTCATCACCGAACCTTAAGGAGCCGATGCCATGGCAAGACCGCCCCGCAAATCCGGATCCGACAGCCCCGCCTCCCCGCCGCCGGCGGAAGCACCATCCGCAGCGTCAAGCATGGACCAGGCGCGGCGTCCGTTGGAGGCCGCTGTTGTCGCCCGTCCGAAGATCGCCACCACGCCCGCTCCGCCGACAACGTCGGCCTACATGGCGCCGCCACAGGGCCCGGGGGCCCCGCAGCAGATGCGCCATGATGGCTCGCCGCACTCGGAGGCGCGGCTCAACACCGCGATGAAGATCCTGCTCGATCCCAATGCGCGCGCGCTGCCGAGCAAGGTCTATTCCGGACAGGCGCGAAACTGGACCCGCCGGCCGTGATCGACGTTTCGCGTTGAGCCGCATCGATCTGCTGCCTAGACATGCAACGGCCCGCCCGGTCCGGCGGCGCGGCCGTTGCCGCTCGTCGGAGAGAGAGATGAACGAGAACAGCAATCCCCGCCCCCATACCCCTGGCCCCAATCTGCGCCGCGCGGCCTTCACATTCACAGGCCTCGGGATACTGCTGTTCCTCGCGGCCGGCACCATGCGATGGGCCGGCGCTTGGGTGTTGCTGTTCGAGATCACGATCGGCGGGCTGATCACCGAGGCCTGGCTCGCGAAGCATGATCCGGGATTGTTGGCAGAGCGGCGCACCTCGCGCGGCCAGGCCGGATGGGATCGCATCATCACGACGATCATGCCGTTGCTGTGGCTGACGTGGCTGCCGCTGATGGCGCTCGACGCGGCGCGCTACCAGACATCGCTCGTCCCCGGTTGGCTGCAATGTGCCGGCGCTGTCATGATCGCGGCATCGTTCTACATCGTGTACCGGACCTACCGGGAAAACAGCTATGCCGCGCCGGTCGTGAAGATCCAGCGCGAGCGCGGTCATGCTGCTGTGACCACGGGGCCCTACGCCTATGTGCGACATCCGATCTATGCCAGCGGGTTGCTGACCTATGTCGGCGCGCCGCTGCTGCTCGGATCCTGGTACGGCCTTGCCATCGTACCCGTCATGGCGGCGTTGCTCGGCTTGCGGGCGCTGATGGAGGAACGGATGCTCACCGCCGAGCTCGACGGCTATGCCGAGTATCTCGCCCGCGTACGCTACCGCCTGGTGCCGATGGTCTGGTGAGCCGTTCCGCGTGGCGGATTTTCGCAGCAAAGTGGCGGCTTGCCTGATCGGCGGCAATTCCCATAAAGAGAACGGACACGCGTTTCCCTATCTTCCTGCCAGACGGCCGGAAGACGCGAGGCGAAGCCACCGCTTTGCAACGGGCAGGATCTTAACGGGCAGGATTTTGATGATCGAGGCAGTGATCTGGGATTTCGGCGGCGTCTTGACCACCTCGCCGTTCGAGGCATTCGCGCGCTATGAGAGCGAGCGCGGCTTGCCGATCGACATCATCCGCCGCACCAACGCCGCCAACCATCTCGAGAACGCCTGGGCCAAGTTCGAGCGCGCCGAGATCGATATCGACGCCTTCGACGAACTGTTCGCCACGGAATCGAAAGCACTCGGCGCCGAGGTGCGCGGCAAGGACGTGTTGCCGCTGCTCTCGGGCGACCTGCGCCCCGAGATGGTCGAGGCGCTGAAGCGCATCAAGGCGCAGTTCAAGACCGGCTGCATCACCAACAATCTGCCGGCGAACGCGATCGGCAGCCGCAGCGGGCGCACGCTCTACGTCGCCGAGGTGATGGCACTGTTCGATCACATCATCGAGTCCGCGAAGATCGGCCTGCGCAAGCCCGACCCGCGCATTTACCAGATGATGGTGGAAACGCTGCAGGTGAACCCGAAGAACTGCATCTATCTCGACGATCTCGGCGTCAATCTGAAGCCGGCGCGCGAGATGGGCATGACCACGATCAAGGTCGTGAATTCCGCGCAAGCGATCTCCGAGCTCGAAGCCGCGACCGGCCTCACGCTGAGGTGAAGCGGTTTCCCCGCACATTCACTTCGCATTCAGGCGGCAACTTCTAATCCTCGGCCTCCCCCCGGGTCACGGCACGATCGCGAAATCGCAACGTGATCCCTTCCTTGTCCGGGCTGCGCTTCTGCGTATTGCGCTCGGCGGAAATATCCCGGGAACCTTGCGCTAACCCCATGCCATTACGAGCCAAACGAGCCTTGTGCTTTGCCCGCAACGGGCGCAGAACTGGTCCGAGTTCAAGGCAAATCCGGAGCTGATCCTCGTGGCTGACACCAGGCCCACCGCCTCGATCGAGGCCGTGGAAAGCGGCCTCGCCGCGCAAGGCTATATTGCGAGCCGGCAGATCGCGACCGCGGTCTATCTGTCGCAGCAGATCGAGAAGCCGATCCTGGTCGAGGGCCCCGCCGGCGTCGGCAAGACCGAGCTGGCGAAGGCGATCGCCGCGTGGCGCGGCCTGAAGATGATCCGCCTGCAATGCTATGAAGGCCTCGACGAGGCCAAGGCGCTGTATGAGTGGAAATACGCCAAGCAGCTGCTTTACACCCAGATCCTGAAGGACAAGCTCGGCGAGGTGCTCGGCGGCGCGCAGACGCTGGCTGCCGCGCTCGACCAGCTGCATACTTTCGGCGACGTGTTCTTCTCCAAGGAATTCGTCGAGCCGCGTCCGCTGCTGCAGGCGCTGGAGCAGCCGGCCGGCTGCGTGCTGCTGATCGACGAGATCGACAAGTCGGACGCCGAATTCGAATCGCTGCTGCTGGAAATCCTCTCGGACTTCCAGGTCACGATCCCCGAGCTCGGCACGGTTTCGGCGGTGGCGCCGCCGACCGTGATCCTGACCTCGAACAGCGAGCGCGACCTCGGCGACGCCTTGAAGCGGCGCTGCCTGCATCTGCATATCGGTTTCCCCGAGCAGAAGCTGGAAGAGCGCATCGTCGAGAGCCGCGTGCCCGGCATCTCGCAGACGCTGCGCAAGCAGATGGTCGGCTTCATCCACGAGATCCGCACGCTGGACCTGAAGAAGCTGCCCTCGGTCAGCGAGGCGATCGACTGGGCGCGCGTGCTGGTGCTGCTGCAGGCGAGCGAGCTCGACCACGAGATCGTCAAGGACACGCTCAACGTGCTCCTGAAATACGAGGCCGATATCGAGGCCGCGACGCCACAGATATCGTCCTTCATCGCCAAGGCGTCGCGCCAGGGCGTGTTCAGCTAGACCAAGATGCGCGAGAACCTGCATCGCTTCTTTCGTGCGGCGCGGGGAGCCGGGGTCCGGGTCTCGCCCGCCGAAAGCATCGATGCGATGCGCGCGGTGGCCCAGGTCGGCTTTGCCGACCGCGACATCCTGCGCGACACGTTCCTGCTGACGCTTGCCAAGACGCAAGACGAGAAGCGCGCGCTCGGCGAGTGCTTTGACCTGTTCTTCAGCCAGCCCGAGCCGCAGCAGAAGAGCACCGAGCAGAGCATGACGGACGACAACAGCGAGCAGGGCAGCAATCCGTCCGCCGATGAACATGGCGACACGGCCGGCGCTGCCGCCAACGAGAATACCCCCAACGAGAATACCCCCAACGATGTCGGGCCGCTGGCGCAGATGCTGCTGTCGCAGGATCGGTCCGCGATATCGACCGCGATCGCCAACGCCTCCGGCGCGGCCTCGCTGCCCGACATCCGCTACTTCACCCAGCGTGGCATCTTCCAGACCCGCATCCTGGATGCGATGGGCATCCAGCGCCTGCGCGACGATATCGACGACCTGACCACGCGCAATCCGGGGCTCGCCGAGCGACTGCAGGAGGCGCTCAACGGCCTGCGCGGCACCGTGCGCGACGCGGTCTCGCAAGCCCTGTTGCTCTACGGCCGTGAAGAGGCGGAAAACCTGCGCAACGAGATCCTGCGAAACGCGCCGCTGGCGCGGATCGAGCCGCGTCAGGTCGAGCAGATGCGCGCGCTGATCCGCCGGATCGCGCGCCGGCTGCGCGAGCGTTACTCCAAGCCGCGCAAACGTCAGCGCCGCGGCCATCTCGACGTCCGCCGTACGCTGCGGCGGAACGCGGCCTGGGGCGGCGTGCCGTTCCTGACCGCGTGGAAGCGCAAGCATCGCGACCGGCCGAAGATCGTGGCGCTGTGCGACGTCTCCGGCTCGGTCGCCCGGGTCTCGGACTTTTTCCTGCTCCTGATCCACAGCCTGCATGAGGTCGTCGACGACGTCCGCTCATTCGCGTTCTCGGGCCATCTGATGGAGGTCAGCGACATCCTGGAATCGAAGACGCCGGAAGAGGCGATGAAGGAGATCATGTCCAAGGTCGGCTTCGGCTCGTCCGACTATGGCAATTCCTTCGCCGATTTCGAGGACAATTGGATGAGCGCGATCACGCCGCAGACCACGGTGATCGTGCTCGGCGACGCCCGCAGCAACAATCTCGATCCGCGCGCCGACATCCTGCGCCGCATCGGCGAGCGCTCCAAGCGGCTGGTGTGGCTCAACCCCGAGGGCCGCATGGTCTGGGGCTTTGGCGATTCCGAGATGCCGCGCTACGCGACCTTCTGCACCGTGGTGCGCCAATGCGCGACTGCGCAGCAGCTCGAGCGTGCCGTCTCCGACATCGTGGCGACGTATCAATAGGCCGCCGGCATCCGAGAAGACGTCGCACCTTAGAGACGAAGCGCGTCGCCGTGGAACAGCCAGCCGGCGAATGCAATCAGCGTCAGCGCGACCGACGCCGAGATACTGACGAGCTTGATCGTCGTG
It includes:
- a CDS encoding HAD-IA family hydrolase; this encodes MIEAVIWDFGGVLTTSPFEAFARYESERGLPIDIIRRTNAANHLENAWAKFERAEIDIDAFDELFATESKALGAEVRGKDVLPLLSGDLRPEMVEALKRIKAQFKTGCITNNLPANAIGSRSGRTLYVAEVMALFDHIIESAKIGLRKPDPRIYQMMVETLQVNPKNCIYLDDLGVNLKPAREMGMTTIKVVNSAQAISELEAATGLTLR
- a CDS encoding VWA domain-containing protein, encoding MRENLHRFFRAARGAGVRVSPAESIDAMRAVAQVGFADRDILRDTFLLTLAKTQDEKRALGECFDLFFSQPEPQQKSTEQSMTDDNSEQGSNPSADEHGDTAGAAANENTPNENTPNDVGPLAQMLLSQDRSAISTAIANASGAASLPDIRYFTQRGIFQTRILDAMGIQRLRDDIDDLTTRNPGLAERLQEALNGLRGTVRDAVSQALLLYGREEAENLRNEILRNAPLARIEPRQVEQMRALIRRIARRLRERYSKPRKRQRRGHLDVRRTLRRNAAWGGVPFLTAWKRKHRDRPKIVALCDVSGSVARVSDFFLLLIHSLHEVVDDVRSFAFSGHLMEVSDILESKTPEEAMKEIMSKVGFGSSDYGNSFADFEDNWMSAITPQTTVIVLGDARSNNLDPRADILRRIGERSKRLVWLNPEGRMVWGFGDSEMPRYATFCTVVRQCATAQQLERAVSDIVATYQ
- a CDS encoding methyltransferase family protein; this translates as MNENSNPRPHTPGPNLRRAAFTFTGLGILLFLAAGTMRWAGAWVLLFEITIGGLITEAWLAKHDPGLLAERRTSRGQAGWDRIITTIMPLLWLTWLPLMALDAARYQTSLVPGWLQCAGAVMIAASFYIVYRTYRENSYAAPVVKIQRERGHAAVTTGPYAYVRHPIYASGLLTYVGAPLLLGSWYGLAIVPVMAALLGLRALMEERMLTAELDGYAEYLARVRYRLVPMVW
- a CDS encoding AAA family ATPase, encoding MADTRPTASIEAVESGLAAQGYIASRQIATAVYLSQQIEKPILVEGPAGVGKTELAKAIAAWRGLKMIRLQCYEGLDEAKALYEWKYAKQLLYTQILKDKLGEVLGGAQTLAAALDQLHTFGDVFFSKEFVEPRPLLQALEQPAGCVLLIDEIDKSDAEFESLLLEILSDFQVTIPELGTVSAVAPPTVILTSNSERDLGDALKRRCLHLHIGFPEQKLEERIVESRVPGISQTLRKQMVGFIHEIRTLDLKKLPSVSEAIDWARVLVLLQASELDHEIVKDTLNVLLKYEADIEAATPQISSFIAKASRQGVFS